From Daucus carota subsp. sativus chromosome 6, DH1 v3.0, whole genome shotgun sequence, the proteins below share one genomic window:
- the LOC108224882 gene encoding organic cation/carnitine transporter 4, with the protein MPGPSSPLSSPTALRSPLLSPEAKIPVTDEPEKLYIDHMLQKYCGEFGAYQLKHFVLTSLAWALEAFHTMIMIFADREPDWRCSGPGCSPAATSVCGLDEDVWQWSSGTGSSTVSEWGLICGEKYKVGLVQALFFGGCMIGAGIFGHLSDSKLGRKGSLTLVCILNAIFGCLTAFSPNYWIYVLLRFLTGFSTGGVGLCSFVLATEPIGPSKRGIAGMSTFYFFSGGIAVLSGIAYIFQTWRSLYIAASIPSILFLFIIIPFVSESPRWYLVRGRSNDALKIMRDIAKSNGKYLPDNVSLAMDDDKESTDTSDKEGSIDDKEAVTGSILDVLKSPLTRLRLFLTVAISFSSSIVYYGLSLNVVNLDTNLYLTVLVNAVAEMPAFLLTAILLDKYGRKPLAIGTQWFSGLFCLAGSLMARNGPWKVVRMVCGVLGIFGMAGTYNLLFIYTMELFPTVVRNAALGCATQAAQMGAILAPFVVVLGGGIPFAVFGVCGVLGGILTFYLPETLHKPLYDTMAGMAVGEI; encoded by the exons ATGCCAGGCCCTTCATCCCCCTTATCATCCCCCACCGCACTCCGGTCACCGCTCCTCTCCCCCGAGGCCAAAATTCCGGTCACCGACGAACCCGAAAAGCTCTACATAGACcacatgttacaaaaatattGCGGAGAATTCGGGGCTTATCAGTTAAAACACTTTGTTCTCACGAGCTTAGCATGGGCTCTGGAGGCTTTCCACACCATGATCATGATTTTCGCGGACCGCGAGCCAGACTGGCGCTGTAGTGGCCCAGGATGTTCTCCTGCGGCCACTAGTGTTTGTGGACTCGACGAGGACGTCTGGCAGTGGAGCAGCGGAACGGGCAGCTCCACTGTGTCGGAATGGGGATTAATTTGCGGCGAAAAATATAAGGTCGGGCTGGTACAAGCTTTATTTTTCGGAGGCTGCATGATAG GTGCTGGAATTTTTGGCCACCTCTCTGATTCAAAactgggaagaaaaggatctcTGACACTGGTCTGCATACTCAACGCCATCTTTGGTTGCTTAACAGCATTTTCACCCAACTACTGGATCTACGTCCTTCTCCGCTTCCTCACTGGCTTCAGTACTGGAGGGGTAGGCCTTTGTTCATTTGTTCTGGCTACCGAACCCATTGGTCCATCAAAACGCGGCATTGCTGGAATGTCCACATTCTATTTCTTTTCGGGAGGCATTGCAGTTCTATCAGGCATCGCTTACATTTTCCAGACATGGCGCTCTCTTTACATTGCCGCCTCTATTCCCTCCATCCTCTTTCTTTTCATCATCATTCCTTTTGTCTCCGAATCTCCTAGATGGTATTTAGTTCGTGGCAGAAGTAACGATGCATTGAAAATAATGCGCGACATTGCTAAATCCAACGGGAAGTACCTTCCGGATAATGTTTCTCTTGCCATGGATGATGATAAAGAAAGCACTGATACTTCAGATAAAGAAGGATCAATAGATGATAAAGAAGCTGTCACGGGTTCTATACTGGATGTGCTCAAATCACCACTAACGCGGCTTCGTTTGTTTTTGACAGTGGCAATAAGTTTTTCCAGCTCAATTGTATATTACGGGCTTAGTTTAAATGTTGTGAACCTAGACACAAATCTTTATCTCACTGTCCTGGTGAATGCAGTTGCGGAAATGCCTGCGTTTCTATTGACAGCCATTTTGCTGGATAAGTACGGGAGGAAACCATTAGCGATTGGTACACAGTGGTTTAGTGGATTGTTTTGTCTAGCAGGGAGCTTGATGGCAAGAAATGGCCCGTGGAAAGTTGTGAGAATGGTTTGTGGAGTGTTGGGAATATTTGGGATGGCAGGGACttataatttgttatttatatacACAATGGAGCTGTTTCCAACTGTGGTCAGGAATGCTGCCCTCGGATGTGCCACTCAAGCAGCGCAAATGGGAGCTATTTTAGCACCCTTCGTGGTGGTTCTGGGCGGAGGTATTCCATTTGCTGTGTTCGGTGTGTGTGGGGTCTTAGGTGGCATCCTAACGTTTTACTTGCCAGAGACATTGCACAAGCCCTTATACGACACAATGGCCGGAATGGCTGTGGGTGAAATCTGA
- the LOC108225943 gene encoding uncharacterized protein LOC108225943: MAGKCFCGKWLAAKTAWTDANAGRRFISCERCRFFRWLNEPLCERSRAIIPGLLRRINKLEAQQRPEACKRIGFVDDTIGGHMVCSEEGGRLELSDRSGMEVQKEKCSCNISLTFLIVTWIAIILYCFCKMQEGEDYDV; the protein is encoded by the coding sequence ATGGCTGGCAAATGTTTCTGTGGTAAATGGTTGGCAGCAAAGACGGCATGGACGGATGCAAATGCCGGACGTCGGTTTATTTCGTGTGAGAGATGTCGTTTTTTCCGGTGGTTGAACGAACCATTGTGTGAGCGTTCAAGAGCGATTATTCCCGGTCTGTTGAGAAGAATCAACAAGCTAGAAGCACAACAACGACCAGAGGCATGCAAGAGAATCGGATTTGTTGACGACACAATCGGTGGGCATATGGTCTGTTCTGAAGAAGGTGGGCGACTGGAGCTTTCGGATAGAAGCGGCATGGAAGTCCAGAAGGAGAAGTGCAGCTGCAACATCAGTCTTACTTTTCTTATCGTGACATGGATCGCAATTATTTTGTACTGTTTCTGTAAGATGCAAGAAGGAGAGGATTATGATGTTTAG